In Oscillatoria salina IIICB1, one genomic interval encodes:
- a CDS encoding MFS transporter has translation MSEIPASKQLPVTTRIAYGVGDLGASMAGNILIVFCFFFLTNVAGLPANLTGLVLLIGNIASAMSMLLVGVWSDTSSGLRVGKSWWKKRLWLLGSAPIFGLTFFLLWLIPFQGDWAKFAYYTVVTVCYNFAATTHQIPYGALLPDLTEDTEEITRLTGYRFSFSLGGGIGVLAIAQGLNIWLDRPKEEFFILGIICALFIVASIFWCCLGTSERDDLPTTESESLWTQIKPALTNRPLLLLIGIYSFSWLALQLIPSILPYLVTNCLELKSKAIAQLILVMQGTAWAALFVWEPLSRKLGKKPIFGSGAIMWMLAQVGLATLHPGQTNLMYSLAIFAGIGMATAYLIPPSRLPEVVDWDELKTGQRREGLFYSLMMFSQKIVLALGLFFVGQILSWSGFVHSHPGQEAPLQPDSAMLTIRLIIALVPILALLISLVLSRFYPISKEVHEDTVSELEKRRVATQ, from the coding sequence ATGAGCGAGATCCCAGCTAGCAAGCAACTACCAGTAACTACCAGAATAGCTTATGGTGTCGGGGATCTTGGAGCATCAATGGCTGGAAATATTTTAATCGTTTTTTGCTTCTTTTTCCTCACCAATGTAGCAGGTTTACCAGCCAATTTAACAGGCTTAGTGTTATTAATTGGTAACATTGCTAGTGCAATGAGTATGCTGTTAGTAGGAGTTTGGAGTGATACTAGCAGTGGTTTGCGCGTGGGAAAAAGTTGGTGGAAAAAGCGACTTTGGTTATTAGGAAGTGCGCCAATTTTTGGACTAACTTTTTTCTTATTGTGGTTAATTCCCTTTCAGGGAGATTGGGCAAAATTCGCTTATTATACAGTAGTCACTGTTTGCTATAATTTTGCAGCGACAACTCATCAAATACCCTACGGAGCATTATTACCAGACTTAACAGAAGACACAGAAGAAATCACTCGCTTAACCGGATATCGCTTTAGTTTCTCCTTGGGAGGGGGAATTGGGGTTTTAGCGATCGCGCAAGGATTAAATATCTGGTTAGATCGTCCCAAAGAAGAGTTTTTCATCCTGGGAATAATTTGCGCATTGTTTATCGTAGCTTCTATTTTCTGGTGTTGTCTAGGAACATCAGAAAGAGATGATTTACCGACAACAGAATCAGAATCTCTTTGGACTCAAATCAAACCCGCCCTTACTAATCGTCCGTTACTTTTATTGATTGGAATTTACTCATTTTCTTGGCTAGCACTGCAACTCATACCTTCTATTTTACCATATTTAGTCACTAATTGTTTAGAGCTAAAATCAAAAGCGATCGCGCAACTAATTTTAGTGATGCAAGGGACAGCCTGGGCTGCATTATTTGTTTGGGAACCTTTAAGTCGTAAACTAGGAAAAAAGCCAATTTTTGGGTCGGGTGCAATAATGTGGATGTTAGCCCAAGTGGGACTAGCTACCCTACATCCAGGACAAACAAATTTAATGTATAGCTTAGCTATTTTTGCAGGAATTGGAATGGCAACTGCTTACTTAATTCCTCCTTCGAGATTACCAGAAGTAGTAGACTGGGACGAACTCAAAACAGGTCAAAGAAGAGAAGGATTATTTTATAGTTTAATGATGTTTTCTCAGAAAATAGTTTTAGCATTAGGCTTATTTTTCGTCGGACAAATTCTTTCTTGGTCGGGTTTTGTACATAGTCATCCGGGACAAGAAGCACCATTACAACCGGATTCAGCGATGTTAACAATTCGCTTAATTATTGCTTTAGTACCTATTTTAGCTTTGTTAATTAGTTTGGTTTTAAGTCGGTTTTATCCGATTAGTAAAGAAGTGCATGAAGATACGGTTTCGGAGTTAGAAAAGCGGCGCGTTGCAACTCAGTAA
- a CDS encoding glutathione S-transferase N-terminal domain-containing protein, which translates to MIDLYTFTTPNGRKASIMLEEIDLPYEVHKIDITKGEQFAPEFVEINPNSKIPAIRDRDTNLTIFESGAILIYLAEKTHKFFPTESKQRYQVLEWVMFQMASIGPMFGQYNHFYHFASEKIPYAIERYKKETLRLYGVLDKQLANCEYICKDYTIADIITYPWIAAYDFMELTLDNHLNLKRWYETVSQRPAVQKGMNVPS; encoded by the coding sequence ATGATTGACCTATACACTTTTACCACACCTAACGGACGCAAAGCCTCGATCATGCTCGAGGAAATCGATTTACCTTATGAAGTTCATAAGATCGACATTACCAAAGGCGAGCAATTTGCGCCAGAATTTGTGGAAATCAATCCTAACAGCAAAATTCCTGCTATCCGCGATCGCGATACAAATCTGACCATTTTTGAGTCTGGAGCCATTTTAATTTATTTAGCAGAGAAAACTCATAAATTTTTCCCTACAGAGAGTAAACAACGCTATCAAGTTTTGGAATGGGTGATGTTCCAAATGGCTAGCATCGGACCTATGTTTGGACAATACAACCACTTTTATCACTTTGCATCCGAAAAAATTCCTTACGCGATCGAACGCTACAAAAAGGAAACTTTACGCTTGTATGGAGTCTTGGACAAACAGTTAGCAAATTGCGAATATATTTGTAAAGATTACACCATTGCTGACATTATTACTTATCCTTGGATTGCTGCTTACGATTTCATGGAATTAACCCTCGATAATCATCTTAACTTAAAGCGTTGGTATGAAACAGTCAGCCAACGTCCTGCGGTACAAAAAGGTATGAATGTCCCGAGTTAA